From the genome of Paracoccus seriniphilus, one region includes:
- a CDS encoding glycosyltransferase, whose amino-acid sequence MGRQLSSSENRISVAAIVVTHRRLEKLRETVTRLLEEPIDHLIVFDNASDDGTAEWLRQVQDQRLVVRYSARNLGGAGGFSAAMSDARQMIDADWTVVMDDDGRPEPGAIAAFREMDRSGWDALGAAVFHPDGTVCEMNRPYRNPFWRGREFLRTLGGKGRAGFHLQNDAYRPDAPVVDVDMSSFVGLFLSRNALATAGAPDPRLFIYGDDQLYTLNMRRRGLRIGFAPQIRFEHDTEAQQAASGLVLSPLWKVYYMYRNALIAYRVAAGALFWPLVPVLLIKWRRKSRDYGADAAKFREILSIAVRDGLAGRLERSHDEVLELAK is encoded by the coding sequence TTGGGACGACAACTTTCCTCATCTGAAAACCGGATCTCTGTCGCCGCCATCGTCGTGACCCATCGACGGCTGGAAAAGCTGCGTGAAACGGTGACCCGCCTGCTGGAGGAGCCGATCGATCACCTGATCGTTTTCGACAATGCCTCGGATGACGGCACCGCCGAATGGCTGCGACAGGTGCAGGACCAACGTCTTGTCGTCAGGTATAGCGCCAGAAATCTTGGCGGAGCGGGCGGATTCTCGGCCGCGATGTCGGATGCGCGGCAAATGATCGATGCAGATTGGACCGTCGTGATGGATGATGATGGCCGCCCCGAGCCGGGGGCCATTGCAGCCTTTCGCGAAATGGACCGCAGCGGCTGGGACGCGCTGGGGGCCGCCGTATTCCACCCCGATGGAACGGTCTGCGAGATGAACCGCCCCTATCGCAACCCCTTCTGGCGCGGACGGGAGTTCCTGCGCACGCTTGGTGGCAAGGGCCGCGCCGGATTTCACCTGCAGAACGATGCCTATCGCCCCGATGCGCCGGTGGTCGATGTCGACATGTCCTCTTTCGTCGGCCTTTTTCTGTCGCGCAACGCGCTTGCCACGGCCGGTGCGCCTGACCCGCGACTGTTCATCTATGGCGATGACCAGCTGTACACGCTGAACATGCGGCGCCGGGGGCTACGGATCGGCTTTGCCCCGCAGATCCGCTTTGAACATGATACCGAAGCCCAGCAGGCGGCCTCGGGCCTTGTACTCAGCCCGCTCTGGAAGGTCTATTACATGTATCGCAACGCCCTGATCGCCTATCGCGTGGCGGCGGGTGCCCTGTTCTGGCCGCTGGTGCCGGTATTGCTGATCAAATGGCGGCGAAAATCGCGCGACTACGGTGCCGATGCCGCGAAATTCCGCGAAATTCTGTCCATTGCCGTCAGGGATGGGCTGGCAGGACGGCTGGAGCGCAGCCATGATGAGGTTCTGGAACTGGCGAAATAG
- a CDS encoding outer membrane protein, whose protein sequence is MFNNLTTPVVFAGALVAATGVASAGGYTVPVVAEPVIAPVAAPVADWAGAYGGLSAGYVFGGDDRVGIHDPSDALLATPGSADLSGATYGVHLGYRWQREFRGRQIVYGPELAYEGSSADDSFDTGSASAESQLDNLIALRFKTGILNEAQNTMFYGIIGAMRGEFDYQVEGAGMDYDDSFDTNAWTVGLGVERMINDRVSVFGEWEYRDFGRTTLTDAAGYSTEATPEHHVVKMGVNFSF, encoded by the coding sequence ATGTTTAACAATTTGACGACGCCAGTTGTGTTTGCAGGTGCGCTGGTTGCAGCCACTGGAGTAGCCTCTGCTGGTGGCTATACCGTTCCGGTCGTGGCAGAACCGGTGATTGCTCCCGTCGCCGCACCTGTCGCGGACTGGGCCGGCGCATATGGCGGTCTGTCCGCCGGATATGTTTTCGGCGGGGATGACCGCGTCGGAATTCACGACCCTTCGGATGCCTTGCTTGCCACCCCCGGCAGCGCCGATCTCAGCGGTGCCACCTATGGCGTGCATCTGGGTTATCGCTGGCAGCGCGAATTCCGTGGCCGCCAAATCGTCTATGGTCCCGAACTGGCCTATGAAGGCAGCAGCGCCGACGATTCCTTCGATACGGGTTCGGCCTCGGCTGAATCGCAACTGGACAATCTGATTGCCCTGCGTTTCAAGACCGGTATCCTGAACGAAGCCCAGAACACCATGTTCTATGGCATTATCGGTGCCATGCGCGGAGAATTCGACTATCAGGTCGAAGGCGCAGGCATGGATTATGATGACAGTTTCGACACCAATGCCTGGACCGTTGGTCTGGGTGTGGAGCGCATGATCAATGATCGCGTCTCGGTCTTCGGTGAATGGGAATACCGCGATTTCGGTCGCACGACCCTGACCGATGCCGCCGGATACAGCACCGAGGCCACCCCGGAACATCACGTCGTGAAAATGGGCGTGAACTTCAGCTTCTGA